The sequence below is a genomic window from Gossypium hirsutum isolate 1008001.06 chromosome A11, Gossypium_hirsutum_v2.1, whole genome shotgun sequence.
TGCAGAGAAAGATGTGAGCAACTATGTTGCTTTTACTACCACTATTCCAAACCATGGTCCAACAAATTCTAAAGAAGATTCGTATAATAATGattttccttttaaatatttgaaaaatgcTTTCAGCCATATgttaaagaaaatgaagatatTGTGCTAATTGAATGATTCATTGAGAAATGAAATATTGGTCTTAAAGGAGGAAAGGAAAAACTTGAAATTATGGTCCAAGAAAAAGATGATACTTTAAAATTAACCAAGACTGAGCTAGATGATGTAAAGGTTGTCTTAAAGAAGTTTGGAGGCCAaagtgaaaagcttgatgaaatTTTGGCTTCAAGAAGAATTGAACCAAGCCATAGAGGACTTGGTGCATCAATAAAGGTAAGAAACTTATCGCTCCTCCAATTTTTGTTAAAGTTAAAGATATGAGTTCTTGTTTTCGTCATGAGGTAGAAAATAAAAACTTTAGAAAGattgtatgatattattgtgggAAAGATGAACATATTAAACCTCATTGTTATAGAATGATGCAAGATTAAAAGAAGTTCAACTCTACTACAAAACATGTTAGAACAATTAATGGAACAAGAAAACCACAACATAGGCAAATTTAGGTAAGAAAGAATCGAAAACATTTAAGTAATGAAGATTAGTATTTGATTGATGCTCGCATGAAACATAATGTTGTAACTCTTGATGACCACGTTAAGGATTTATCGAGGATTGGAGAAACGTTATCTAGGTTTCGTGGAAAAGATAACATTTGATCTTATTCATCTAAACAACATGATGGAAGTCTATAAGGGATGAATAGAGTAAGGGGGAATAACGATGCTATTTTAGTGATTTTGTCTACTTTGATTTCACTTATGGTTGCACTTTTGGCATCTTTGCTAAAAACTAGGAGGATATGATAGCTAAAAATAGAATTAAGCATTTCCTTAATACAATAAATGGCAGCTAAATGTTGCTATTTGAGCAGTTTCTTTGTAGTTGTTTGTATGTTATTTTGGATGAATAATAATACTTATGAAaagaatttatgtttttcaactTTGCCAATTTATTTAGATTATCAACtatgtatttaaaatacataatttagtttacaataaaaataaaacatgcgGTTTGAAAATTAATTGATAATAACATATAGAATATATACggtatcaaaatgaaaaaattagattaaattataagtaaaataaaattcaaacatataaatgcatcatattaagaatattaaatgtatTACAATTGTTTATTATAGTGTTATCATCAATCTTGAGTTCGTGTCGAGTTAActtatgacaccaactcaatcaacaatATTATCAAAAGTAGAAATTCTGTCACATACGTACTTAAAACACATATATTAGTTTAAAAActatatacaataaataatgaaatgtatggtttaaaactaaataataataacacaagAAATATGcacattattaaaatgaaaaaaaagattaaattgaaatttaaactcataaatacatcatattaagaatagTAAATACGctacaattgtttatcatgatATTGTTATCAATCTTGAATTAGTGTTGAGTTGACTTATgcaccaactcaatcaacaaaattatcaaaatatatacaatttatggaGGTAATAAACTAtgcaaaatacaatttaaatgtaaatattatGTTAAGATAAATTTTTGATTTAGTGGTAAAGTTAATGTTTTATTGATGTAAATAGAACAAGTTTAAATTTAACcacatataaattatttatttattttctaaaaaatagaaagattaaaaTATTCTCGgatgatataatttattttaattacaaaatgatattttcttaatttccCCAATCAAGTTGGTGTCTGATTGACTCGTGACATCGATTCAGCTAGGGGCTTAAATGATAGTATATATAGATATACGattgatggaggtaataaagcatacataataaaattgaaatgtacaaaatattataagataAAACATTGGTTGAGAGGTAACATTAAAGTTTTATCCATACAAATATCATAGGTTCAAATCTTACCATGTatagattattttttttttaaataaaaagattaaagtaccttcaaataatataaattattttttaaataaaatagagtTATGGCTTAatggtaaaattaatattttattcatgtaAATATCATGAATTCAAATCTCACCGCATGTAACTTTTTtattagatttaaaaataaaaataaaaagactaaaatattcacaaataatataacttattttaattatgaaatgatatttttttactttttctaaaCAAGTTTGTGCTCTGCCGATTTATAACATCAAGTAAAACAATGActtaaatttatgcttttattatatttaaatatatttctatttttaattaatatttaattagtttttaaataaatatttaatatttgatttgtagttaaataagctacTTACctttaaattaaaactttaacaTAAATCAATATTTCATTCGAACAAAAAGTCTATTTAAATCTCATTTGATATAAACAGAAATTTTGACTTAAATCTCGACCACCTATTTTCcttatctaatttaattttgatttaggtAAATTATGTGTGATTACTAATGTTAATTTTACATGTAATAATCATTACaataaagataaatattttttttattttataaatataggtatttttttaaaataaaagacaataactctaaatataaattataaaatggatatgaaaaatatttttaaaaaaatgctgaTATGGGTAGACCTCCCATGTATTGAATTGTTGTTTAGTTTATAATGAATGTTCttttatgaagaaaaaaaaagagtaaaagggatattttaatagtttagccaaaaaattatttataataataagttgatattttttatttgaatgtgtTATTAGTACAATTAAAGTATgaagaaatatatatttaaaaatcacaAGTATCAAATTATTATAGCATGGATTGTCCAAAGAATCACAAAATAGATACAAACCATTACAACACATCTAGATTAATAATCAGTATAATTCATACTAAAGCTAATTATTGGGAAAGTTGTTGTTACTCGTTCCATTTCCTGTTATAACGAAATTGTTTCTCTACTTAGGCCTTAAATATGTTTCATTTGTGTTGAGTTCGATCCACATGAATCTGGAATATTTGACAAAACTGGAAGCATGGATCAACTAGGGTGCTAAGATTGTCAATCAAATTGCTTGAGGTGATTGGATAAGCATGAAAATCTTATTATTAAAATGGTATTTTTTTAgagataaatatcatatttatttaagagATTTTTGGAGCAATTGGAATAATGATATGTGAAAACTTTTATGTGATAAATTCAGGATAATTAATGGATAACTTTAGCATTTAAATAATAGTTTAAAGCCTATTAAAACATTGTTGATTGAACATTTGAAGAAGCCTATAAATATGTTGTTTTATGGCGCACATCAAGAGCAATTTTCTAAATGCCTTTGTCGACAACTTTATAGTGTTCTTGTGGTTATTTTGCAACACTCTTTTAGATTATTTGAAGAAGTTTATTGATTATATTGTGAAATATTTTGGTGAGTAATTTGTGACAATTGGGGTCGATATTGGAGCTGCAATTAATTTTTGTGTAAGGATAGATTAGGCTTGAGCTAATAGATGATCCAGACGATtattgaataaaatcattcacAGCACCGTTGTGTCTGAACTGCATTAGCAAAGATCGATTGTATTGATTCTTTTCTACTCTTATTTTTTACGTTGTCTATTTTCATTTTAACTATCGTTATAATGAGTGTTAAGCAAAGTTGATTTATCATATATGCAaactaattatttttcaattagcATTAGAGCATActttaaaattacttaaatgTGATCTTTTGTTCGGTTTATGACCATGGGATCTATGAAGGAATGTAGTTCGATTACTCGATCCCTGTTGTTACTTAATTCAGCAAACTATGCTTATTGGAAGAATCGTATAAGGGCTTTCATTATGTCTGTCAACCAAGCAGCTTGGCAAGTTATTGAAGATTGGTGGACTAGACCCATTATAACTATTGTTGATGGCATCACACGCCCTAAAGAAAGAAACAAATACAATAATGCAAAAATAAAGGTTTCTCATGAAATTTACAAGCCCTAAATGTCATTTTCAGTAGAGTTGACTTGGAGCAACTTAAAGCCATTTTTGTATGTGAATTTGCTAAGAAGGCATGGACAATCTTGAAAAACCAACATGAAGGAAATGATGTTGTACGCATGTCAAAACTTCAAATTTTAacaactaggtttgaaaatttgaaaatgtttaaaaatgaaaCTATCTCCGAGTTTTATACAAGATTATGAGAGAATTCTAATAAGGCTTTTTGTCTTAGTGAgcatttttttaatgataaattggTACGCAAAGTATTGAGGTCTTTATTGGAATGGTTCACCGTTAAAGTCACAACAATAGAGGAGGCCAAAGATATTACCACTCTCAAGCTAGATGAGTTAATAGGCTCACTCCAAACCTTTGAGTTGAATATAGAGGAagcaaaacataacaaaaatgaaTTTTCCGAAGAGCAGTGTTCAATGCTTAAAAGACTATCCCAATAGCGAAACAAACATTGGAGGACATTGATAAAATCAAAAAGCAATTAGTCTTGCTCAACATGAAGAGGTTCACTAAGAAGGGAACTAAAGTAGATACTAGCGAGACAAGGAAGAAGGATGTTCAATGTTATGAATGCAAGGGATTTGATTACTTACAATCTGAATGTGCTAATACTAAGAAAAAAGAGAAGTTACTTTTAGGAAGAAAGTTCTAATGCAAATGAACATGTGAGCAACTATGTTGCTTTTACTACTACTATTCCAAACCATGGTCCAACAGATTCTAAAGAAGATTCGTATAATAATGATGttccttttaaatatttgaaaaatgcTTACAGCCATATgttaaagaaaatgaagatatTGTGCTAATTGAATGATTCATTGAGGGATGAAATTATTGGTCTtcaaagagaaaaggaaaaacttGAAATTATGGTCCAAGAAAAAAATGATGCTTTAAAATTAACCAAGACTGACCTAGATGATGTAAAGGTTGTCTTGAAGAAGTTTGGAGGCCAaagtgaaaagcttgatgaaatTTTGGCTTCAAGGAGAATTGAACCAAGCCACAGAGGACTTGGTGCATCAATAAAGGTAAGAAACTTATCGCTCCTCCAATTTTTGTTAAAGTTAAAGATATGAGTTCTTGTTTTCGTCAtgaagtagaaaataaaaacttCAGAAAGattgtatgatattattgtgggAAAGATGAACATATTAGACCCCATTGTTATAGAATGATGCAAGATTAAAAAAAGTTCAACTCTACTACAAAACCTGTTAAAACAATTAATGGAACAAGAAAACCACAACATAGGTAAATTTAGGTAAGAAAGAATCGAAACCATTTAAGTAATGAAGATTAGTATTTGATTGATGCTCGCATGAAACATAATGTTGTAACTCTTGATGATCACGTTAAAGATTTATTGAAGATTGGAGAAACGTTATCTAAGTTTCGTGGAAAAGATAACATTTGATCTTATTCATCTAAACAACATGATGGAAGTCGATAGGGGATGAATAGAGTAAGGGGGAATAACGATGCTAATTTTTTGATTTTGACTACTTTGATTTCACTTTGGTTGCACTTTTGGCATCTTTGCTAAAAAACTGGGAGGATATGGTAGCATCAAATGAAATGTTCTTGGATATGCCTGCTACATTTTACTTTAACAAAAAGAgagatgatgatttttttttactgcATATTTATGACTTTGGTgcatacttaattaattatgtgaTGACCAAGCATATTGATAGGGGGAGTGTACGATCAAGCCTGGTTCTACCCCTTAAGGGGGGACATTCTAACTCCTTTACTATGTGACTTGTTTGGATTGTGGGCTAAGCATTTGATgtaggatttttttaaaaataccaatGGAGATATTGTTAGGAAAGTTGTTGTTCGTTCCATATCTTGTTATAATGAAACTGTTTCTCTACTTGGACCATCAACTTGGGTCTTGAATAGATTTcgtttatgttaagtttgatctACTTGAATCTAACATTTTTGACAAAACTAGAAGCATGGATCGATTAGGATGCTAAGACTCTCAACCGTATTTCTTGAGGTGATTGAATAACCATGAAAGTCTTATTATTAAACTACTATTTTTTAGAGATTAATATCAGATTTATTCAAGAGAGTTTTGGAACAattgaatgatatatgaaaatttttatgtgataaatattcaagATAATTAATGGGATAACATTAGCTTTTAAAAAAGAGTTTAAAACCTATCAAAACACTATTGATTGACCAATTGAAGAGGCCTATTGTTTTGTGCCGCACATCAAAGGCAATTTTTGGAGTGTCTTTGTCGATGTCTTTGTTGTGTTCTTTTGGTTATTTTGCAACACTTTTTTTATGTATGATATGGAGAGGCTTATTAATTGTATGTGAGATATTTGAGTCAGTGATTTGTGATGATTGGAGTCGGTATTGGGGCTACAATTACTTACTTGTGTAAAGGTAGATAACTTAAGCCAATAGGTTGTCCGAACGATTGAACTAGGCAAGGCTCTGCAAACATAAGACCGTTATCAATTGTGTTAATTCTTTTCTGCtctttcttttacattatttgtTTTGCTCTTAACTATCATTACAACGAATATTAAGTAAAGTTAATTATCTGTAGACTATTTAACTAAACCAAGGTGacattggaaaaaaaaattaattttcaaaatccaatgaagtgcaatatatatatatatgagagaaAACGTGAAAGAAAACTGAGAGCATATGGTTCAAAAAATATCATTAGTGGAGTTGAGTTAGCATATCATTTGTCtgctaacaaaatttaaacatataacaaaatatcatccttcaaacatataacaaaatttaagtACGCATTCGAGTAACATAGTGCGAGTGAGACTGCTTAGGCACATGGCTCAATAATTTTCCTCTCTAAACCTGTCGGTGACTGCTGGAAGCAACTCTTTTTGGAGGGGAATAGTAAGTAAATGAAGTGTTTTCCATTGCAGATGCAGATATGGATTAAAATAAAGCTGAAAATAAGGCAGGAATCAAGGCTAGTTTTTCTTGTATAAAACATCATTAGTGTTTACAATAATAATGTTAATGAATTGTTTAACACTAGAGCCCAAAACCTAAAACAAACCATTTCAATATGGGGATCTTGTAAATAAAATACTTTATTAAGTTACAGATCCCTCTCACAACCGTGCAAACCACCCTCAATAAAAACATATATGATGGCACACCTCACCAAACAAAAATGACTTATATGTTACTCagattcttcatttttcttatagtACTCGTGCCCGACATATATCCAAACATGGACACTTACccgagtccaagtaacataggaAAACACTaagcaaaaatgaaaaaataggaTCCAACACACTTCAGTTTTAACTCTTAATTGTTAGACAAAATCAGACATCCTTCTTCTATGATGACCAAGTTTAACTCTCAAGTTTGGATCAGATGACGTGACCACCTTGCTTCTTGACAAGGAAGTTGTCTTCAAGGAAGATGAGTCATTGCACTTTGGGCTCTCTGTGGCTGGACCATTTGTGTCTTTGAACCGGGAATTCTTCACCGAGTGTCGCAAAAGTGATCCAAAGCGGTTGTCTGAAAAGCTGAGGGACTGGAAACCTGAGAGCTGCGTTGAACTCCTGGCTCTTGGTCTAAAGGTTCTTGCCCTTGTACCGATATCTTTTTCGGCTGCGCTTTGCCTTTCTCGACTAGCCACGGTAGAGGACATGAACCGAGGGAGAGACCGATGAATGCTTTGTTGAATTGGTTTCTGAGTTACTCTAGGTGTTTCTATGGCATGAGTTTTTGCATCTTCTTCATGGTTTTCAGGATTCTTTTCCGCACTCTCATCAGGTACCCCATAAGCAGTTGAGTAAAGTTTTCGGTTTTCACTTAATAAGAACTCAGCCTTACTTATTTGATTTGAAAGTTTCTGACATTCTTCTTCAACTTCTCTCATGTTCTCTTCAAGCTCAGATATCCGTTTTTCTCTTAGCTTCTTCAAGTCCTACAtgatcatacatatatatcagtaACAATCAAATCAATGTACTATCAGAGAAACTATTTGCAAATCCAATTACGGTACCTCAGGTAGTCCTCTGCTAGAGTCCACTGCTTTTGCCCTCTTTGCAAAGCTCAAAGAACAGATGGTTTCCTCGAGATCTTCCTGACACGGGCTTATGTGAAC
It includes:
- the LOC107888657 gene encoding kinesin-like protein KIN-14U isoform X2, whose product is MDGTTVQPGIVPRALKELFQQVSSDKSFSYTFSMSMLEVYMGNLRDLLASKLALRANETVLRCNLNIQTDPKGSVEIEGLTQVEIPDFAKARWWYMKGRRARSTSWTNVNEASSRSHCLTRIVISRRGDTPEAKPKISKLWMVDLGGSERLLKTGATGQTLDEGRAINLSLSALGDVIAALRRKKGHVPYRNSKLTQILKDSLGVGSKVLMLVHISPCQEDLEETICSLSFAKRAKAVDSSRGLPEDLKKLREKRISELEENMREVEEECQKLSNQISKAEFLLSENRKLYSTAYGVPDESAEKNPENHEEDAKTHAIETPRVTQKPIQQSIHRSLPRFMSSTVASRERQSAAEKDIGTRARTFRPRARSSTQLSGFQSLSFSDNRFGSLLRHSVKNSRFKDTNGPATESPKCNDSSSLKTTSLSRSKVVTSSDPNLRVKLGHHRRRMSDFV